Proteins encoded by one window of Manihot esculenta cultivar AM560-2 chromosome 10, M.esculenta_v8, whole genome shotgun sequence:
- the LOC110625142 gene encoding uncharacterized protein LOC110625142 isoform X1 has translation MGLMGILFKFAGDCFDVLAWPLFAMGYPLCASIQAIETDSIWDTQKLITYWICFSLILLFENAFLMILECRSLFWPCIKLILVGCLVTSHFDGSLYVYRHIIHPCLSIDQQTVINMFNKLKEFYYEKYNVLVAMERDIKGNGPENLIALKVRPIKPDLLATEKKTFAYPEIKEMTAESVSDKGLLDVPPSTKIQKEWTCPICQVTTTSEAVFISHLQGRRHAAASEKLKANQMLQNKNSPASVERSAPKEMAAAVVADRDLPIKLPSENVEEWNCPICQVKTSSQTVFISHLQGMRHDAASKKLKYKNQISQSNTSAASVETEAPEKMATAGGGDLPDKSPSKSIHEWTCPICQITTPSETIFISHLQGSQHEDASEKLKSKNQQLESGNSLSSLDISAPKEMAAATISDVDCLDKQTSVNSKEWTCPLCQVTTVNETVFISHLQGRRHEAALKKLKAKNMLQSENSPASMETGAPKGMAAATVAGGDLPDDPPSKKVQKEWNCPICQVTTTSETIFISHLQEGRHEAASEKLKAKNQMLEGKNSPTSMETGEFKEMATMTVAGSILPDEPPSKNILKELTTTATDHSLHIQGRQHEDGCERLKAKDQTSMSKVCTSSVETNVPTERSEMANATAVSQDIPDKSCLKKAQNEWTCAICLVTTTSEADLVSHLQGQQHADAYEKLKAKDEMSKSKIATAFLEPCAPLEKKELITAKIEDGDVSNKPCSQIVLKPWTCSICQVIAASEGDLASHLQGHQHNVCDEKMPNMKQMMNNIVSPASMGTRAPLENEEMGAAKVDGDIPENPQPTNFQKLWTCALCDITACSETARISHFEGKRHRRACQKLTDQKQKSTNVVSPASVENKSNAPVEQPEKHPSDDKNTSCETEEQGKQENLKNIVEIRNSIWWCTICNKCGINEGNMDTHLNGKKHLARIKKLNSV, from the exons GTGTGCTTCCATTCAAGCAATTGAGACTGATTCCATCTGGGATACCCAGAAGCTGATCACATACTGGATCTGCTTCTCTTTGATTTTGCTGTTTGAAAATGCTTTTTTGATGATACTAGAATG CAGGTCTCTCTTCTGGCCTTGCATTAAGCTAATACTTGTTGGCTGCTTGGTTACATCTCACTTTGATGGTTCTCTTTATGTGTATAGACACATCATTCATCCATGTCTCTCTATTGACCAGCAAACTGTCATCAATATGTTCAACAAGCTGAAGGAGTTCTATTATGAGAAATATAATGTTCTGGTTGCGATGGAGAGAGATATAAAAGGAAATGGACCGGAGAATCTCATTGCTTTGAAG GTTAGGCCAATAAAACCCGATCTTCTTGCAACAGAAAAGAAAACATTTGCTTATCCAGAAATTAAGGAAATGACGGCTGAATCTGTATCAGATAAAGGTCTTCTTGATGTACCACCTTCTACGAAGATCCAGAAGGAGTGGACATGTCCCATATGTCAGGTAACGACCACAAGTGAAGCAGTCTTTATTTCCCATCTTCAAGGAAGGAGACATGCAGCTGCTTCTGAGAAGCTCAAAGCCAATCAGATGCTGCAAAACAAGAATTCCCCTGCTTCAGTGGAAAGAAGTGCACCAAAAGAAATGGCAGCCGCAGTGGTAGCTGACAGAGACCTTCCCATCAAACTACCTTCTGAAAATGTTGAGGAGTGGAACTGTCCCATATGTCAAGTAAAAACCTCCAGCCAGACAGTCTTTATTTCCCATCTTCAAGGAATGCGACATGATGCCGCTTCCAAGAAGCTGAAATACAAGAACCAGATTTCGCAAAGCAACACTTCCGCTGCTTCAGTGGAGACAGAAGCACCTGAGAAAATGGCAACTGCAGGAGGCGGAGACCTTCCTGACAAATCACCTTCTAAGAGCATCCATGAGTGGACCTGTCCTATATGTCAGATAACAACCCCTAGTGAGACGATCTTTATTTCCCATCTTCAAGGAAGTCAACATGAAGATGCTTCTGAGAAGTTGAAGTCCAAAAACCAACAATTGGAAAGCGGGAATTCCCTTTCTTCTTTAGATATCAGTGCACCTAAAGAAATGGCAGCTGCAACAATATCAGATGTAGATTGTCTTGACAAACAAACTTCTGTGAACTCTAAGGAGTGGACTTGTCCTCTATGTCAGGTAACAACTGTCAACGAAACAGTCTTTATCTCACATCTTCAAGGAAGGCGTCATGAGGCTGCTTTGAAGAAGCTGAAGGCAAAGAACATGTTGCAAAGTGAGAATtcacctgcttcaatggaaactGGTGCACCTAAAGGAATGGCGGCTGCAACAGTAGCAGGTGGAGATCTTCCAGATGATCCACCTTCTAAGAAGGTCCAGAAGGAGTGGAATTGTCCTATATGTCAAGTAACAACCACAAGTGAGACGATCTTCATTTCCCATCTTCAGGAAGGGCGACATGAGGCTGCTTCTGAGAAGCTAAAAGCCAAAAACCAGATGTTGGAAGGCAAGAATTcccctacttcaatggaaacaGGTGAATTTAAAGAAATGGCAACTATGACAGTAGCTGGTAGCATTCTTCCTGATGAACCACCTTCGAAGAATATCCTAAAGGAGTTGACCACAACCGCGACGGACCATAGTTTACATATTCAAGGAAGGCAACATGAGGATGGTTGTGAGAGGCTGAAAGCAAAAGACCAGACATCAATGAGCAAGGTTTGCACTTCTTCAGTGGAAACAAATGTACCTACGGAAAGAAGCGAAATGGCAAATGCAACAGCGGTTTCTCAAGATATTCCTGACAAATCATGTTTGAAGAAAGCTCAAAATGAGTGGACTTGTGCTATATGTCTGGTAACAACTACAAGCGAGGCAGACCTTGTTTCACATCTTCAGGGACAGCAGCATGCAGATGCTTATGAGAAGCTGAAAGCTAAGGATGAGATGTCAAAAAGCAAGATTGCTACTGCTTTCCTGGAACCATGTGCACCTTTGGAGAAAAAAGAATTGATAACTGCAAAAATAGAGGACGGAGATGTTTCTAACAAACCATGTTCCCAGATTGTCCTAAAGCCATGGACTTGTTCTATATGTCAGGTAATAGCAGCAAGTGAGGGAGACCTTGCTTCACATCTTCAAGGACATCAACACAATGTTTGTGATGAGAAGATGCCAAACATGAAACAGATGATGAATAACATTGTTTCCCCTGCTTCAATGGGAACACGTGCACCTCTGGAGAACGAAGAAATGGGAGCTGCAAAAGTAGATGGAGATATTCCTGAAAACCCACAACCAACAAACTTCCAGAAGCTATGGACATGTGCTTTATGTGACATAACAGCTTGCAGTGAGACAGCTCGTATTTCACACTTTGAAGGAAAGCGACATAGGCGTGCTTGTCAGAAGCTCACAGATCAGAAACAGAAGTCGACAAACGTTGTTTCCCCTGCTTCAGTTGAGAACAAATCTAATGCACCGGTAGAGCAGCCAGAGAAGCATCCATCAGACGACAAAAACACGAGCTGCGAAACTGAGGAGCAAGGTAAGCAAGAGAACCTGAAAAACATTGTTGAGATTAGAAATTCTATTTGGTGGTGTACCATCTGTAATAAATGCGGCATAAATGAGGGAAACATGGACACTCATCTTAATGGGAAGAAGCACTTGGCTAGAATCAAAAAACTTAATAGTGTTTGA
- the LOC110625142 gene encoding uncharacterized protein LOC110625142 isoform X2: MGLMGILFKFAGDCFDVLAWPLFAMGYPLCASIQAIETDSIWDTQKLITYWICFSLILLFENAFLMILEWSLFWPCIKLILVGCLVTSHFDGSLYVYRHIIHPCLSIDQQTVINMFNKLKEFYYEKYNVLVAMERDIKGNGPENLIALKVRPIKPDLLATEKKTFAYPEIKEMTAESVSDKGLLDVPPSTKIQKEWTCPICQVTTTSEAVFISHLQGRRHAAASEKLKANQMLQNKNSPASVERSAPKEMAAAVVADRDLPIKLPSENVEEWNCPICQVKTSSQTVFISHLQGMRHDAASKKLKYKNQISQSNTSAASVETEAPEKMATAGGGDLPDKSPSKSIHEWTCPICQITTPSETIFISHLQGSQHEDASEKLKSKNQQLESGNSLSSLDISAPKEMAAATISDVDCLDKQTSVNSKEWTCPLCQVTTVNETVFISHLQGRRHEAALKKLKAKNMLQSENSPASMETGAPKGMAAATVAGGDLPDDPPSKKVQKEWNCPICQVTTTSETIFISHLQEGRHEAASEKLKAKNQMLEGKNSPTSMETGEFKEMATMTVAGSILPDEPPSKNILKELTTTATDHSLHIQGRQHEDGCERLKAKDQTSMSKVCTSSVETNVPTERSEMANATAVSQDIPDKSCLKKAQNEWTCAICLVTTTSEADLVSHLQGQQHADAYEKLKAKDEMSKSKIATAFLEPCAPLEKKELITAKIEDGDVSNKPCSQIVLKPWTCSICQVIAASEGDLASHLQGHQHNVCDEKMPNMKQMMNNIVSPASMGTRAPLENEEMGAAKVDGDIPENPQPTNFQKLWTCALCDITACSETARISHFEGKRHRRACQKLTDQKQKSTNVVSPASVENKSNAPVEQPEKHPSDDKNTSCETEEQGKQENLKNIVEIRNSIWWCTICNKCGINEGNMDTHLNGKKHLARIKKLNSV, encoded by the exons GTGTGCTTCCATTCAAGCAATTGAGACTGATTCCATCTGGGATACCCAGAAGCTGATCACATACTGGATCTGCTTCTCTTTGATTTTGCTGTTTGAAAATGCTTTTTTGATGATACTAGAATG GTCTCTCTTCTGGCCTTGCATTAAGCTAATACTTGTTGGCTGCTTGGTTACATCTCACTTTGATGGTTCTCTTTATGTGTATAGACACATCATTCATCCATGTCTCTCTATTGACCAGCAAACTGTCATCAATATGTTCAACAAGCTGAAGGAGTTCTATTATGAGAAATATAATGTTCTGGTTGCGATGGAGAGAGATATAAAAGGAAATGGACCGGAGAATCTCATTGCTTTGAAG GTTAGGCCAATAAAACCCGATCTTCTTGCAACAGAAAAGAAAACATTTGCTTATCCAGAAATTAAGGAAATGACGGCTGAATCTGTATCAGATAAAGGTCTTCTTGATGTACCACCTTCTACGAAGATCCAGAAGGAGTGGACATGTCCCATATGTCAGGTAACGACCACAAGTGAAGCAGTCTTTATTTCCCATCTTCAAGGAAGGAGACATGCAGCTGCTTCTGAGAAGCTCAAAGCCAATCAGATGCTGCAAAACAAGAATTCCCCTGCTTCAGTGGAAAGAAGTGCACCAAAAGAAATGGCAGCCGCAGTGGTAGCTGACAGAGACCTTCCCATCAAACTACCTTCTGAAAATGTTGAGGAGTGGAACTGTCCCATATGTCAAGTAAAAACCTCCAGCCAGACAGTCTTTATTTCCCATCTTCAAGGAATGCGACATGATGCCGCTTCCAAGAAGCTGAAATACAAGAACCAGATTTCGCAAAGCAACACTTCCGCTGCTTCAGTGGAGACAGAAGCACCTGAGAAAATGGCAACTGCAGGAGGCGGAGACCTTCCTGACAAATCACCTTCTAAGAGCATCCATGAGTGGACCTGTCCTATATGTCAGATAACAACCCCTAGTGAGACGATCTTTATTTCCCATCTTCAAGGAAGTCAACATGAAGATGCTTCTGAGAAGTTGAAGTCCAAAAACCAACAATTGGAAAGCGGGAATTCCCTTTCTTCTTTAGATATCAGTGCACCTAAAGAAATGGCAGCTGCAACAATATCAGATGTAGATTGTCTTGACAAACAAACTTCTGTGAACTCTAAGGAGTGGACTTGTCCTCTATGTCAGGTAACAACTGTCAACGAAACAGTCTTTATCTCACATCTTCAAGGAAGGCGTCATGAGGCTGCTTTGAAGAAGCTGAAGGCAAAGAACATGTTGCAAAGTGAGAATtcacctgcttcaatggaaactGGTGCACCTAAAGGAATGGCGGCTGCAACAGTAGCAGGTGGAGATCTTCCAGATGATCCACCTTCTAAGAAGGTCCAGAAGGAGTGGAATTGTCCTATATGTCAAGTAACAACCACAAGTGAGACGATCTTCATTTCCCATCTTCAGGAAGGGCGACATGAGGCTGCTTCTGAGAAGCTAAAAGCCAAAAACCAGATGTTGGAAGGCAAGAATTcccctacttcaatggaaacaGGTGAATTTAAAGAAATGGCAACTATGACAGTAGCTGGTAGCATTCTTCCTGATGAACCACCTTCGAAGAATATCCTAAAGGAGTTGACCACAACCGCGACGGACCATAGTTTACATATTCAAGGAAGGCAACATGAGGATGGTTGTGAGAGGCTGAAAGCAAAAGACCAGACATCAATGAGCAAGGTTTGCACTTCTTCAGTGGAAACAAATGTACCTACGGAAAGAAGCGAAATGGCAAATGCAACAGCGGTTTCTCAAGATATTCCTGACAAATCATGTTTGAAGAAAGCTCAAAATGAGTGGACTTGTGCTATATGTCTGGTAACAACTACAAGCGAGGCAGACCTTGTTTCACATCTTCAGGGACAGCAGCATGCAGATGCTTATGAGAAGCTGAAAGCTAAGGATGAGATGTCAAAAAGCAAGATTGCTACTGCTTTCCTGGAACCATGTGCACCTTTGGAGAAAAAAGAATTGATAACTGCAAAAATAGAGGACGGAGATGTTTCTAACAAACCATGTTCCCAGATTGTCCTAAAGCCATGGACTTGTTCTATATGTCAGGTAATAGCAGCAAGTGAGGGAGACCTTGCTTCACATCTTCAAGGACATCAACACAATGTTTGTGATGAGAAGATGCCAAACATGAAACAGATGATGAATAACATTGTTTCCCCTGCTTCAATGGGAACACGTGCACCTCTGGAGAACGAAGAAATGGGAGCTGCAAAAGTAGATGGAGATATTCCTGAAAACCCACAACCAACAAACTTCCAGAAGCTATGGACATGTGCTTTATGTGACATAACAGCTTGCAGTGAGACAGCTCGTATTTCACACTTTGAAGGAAAGCGACATAGGCGTGCTTGTCAGAAGCTCACAGATCAGAAACAGAAGTCGACAAACGTTGTTTCCCCTGCTTCAGTTGAGAACAAATCTAATGCACCGGTAGAGCAGCCAGAGAAGCATCCATCAGACGACAAAAACACGAGCTGCGAAACTGAGGAGCAAGGTAAGCAAGAGAACCTGAAAAACATTGTTGAGATTAGAAATTCTATTTGGTGGTGTACCATCTGTAATAAATGCGGCATAAATGAGGGAAACATGGACACTCATCTTAATGGGAAGAAGCACTTGGCTAGAATCAAAAAACTTAATAGTGTTTGA
- the LOC110625142 gene encoding uncharacterized protein LOC110625142 isoform X3: MGLMGILFKFAGDCFDVLAWPLFAMGYPLSLFWPCIKLILVGCLVTSHFDGSLYVYRHIIHPCLSIDQQTVINMFNKLKEFYYEKYNVLVAMERDIKGNGPENLIALKVRPIKPDLLATEKKTFAYPEIKEMTAESVSDKGLLDVPPSTKIQKEWTCPICQVTTTSEAVFISHLQGRRHAAASEKLKANQMLQNKNSPASVERSAPKEMAAAVVADRDLPIKLPSENVEEWNCPICQVKTSSQTVFISHLQGMRHDAASKKLKYKNQISQSNTSAASVETEAPEKMATAGGGDLPDKSPSKSIHEWTCPICQITTPSETIFISHLQGSQHEDASEKLKSKNQQLESGNSLSSLDISAPKEMAAATISDVDCLDKQTSVNSKEWTCPLCQVTTVNETVFISHLQGRRHEAALKKLKAKNMLQSENSPASMETGAPKGMAAATVAGGDLPDDPPSKKVQKEWNCPICQVTTTSETIFISHLQEGRHEAASEKLKAKNQMLEGKNSPTSMETGEFKEMATMTVAGSILPDEPPSKNILKELTTTATDHSLHIQGRQHEDGCERLKAKDQTSMSKVCTSSVETNVPTERSEMANATAVSQDIPDKSCLKKAQNEWTCAICLVTTTSEADLVSHLQGQQHADAYEKLKAKDEMSKSKIATAFLEPCAPLEKKELITAKIEDGDVSNKPCSQIVLKPWTCSICQVIAASEGDLASHLQGHQHNVCDEKMPNMKQMMNNIVSPASMGTRAPLENEEMGAAKVDGDIPENPQPTNFQKLWTCALCDITACSETARISHFEGKRHRRACQKLTDQKQKSTNVVSPASVENKSNAPVEQPEKHPSDDKNTSCETEEQGKQENLKNIVEIRNSIWWCTICNKCGINEGNMDTHLNGKKHLARIKKLNSV; encoded by the exons GTCTCTCTTCTGGCCTTGCATTAAGCTAATACTTGTTGGCTGCTTGGTTACATCTCACTTTGATGGTTCTCTTTATGTGTATAGACACATCATTCATCCATGTCTCTCTATTGACCAGCAAACTGTCATCAATATGTTCAACAAGCTGAAGGAGTTCTATTATGAGAAATATAATGTTCTGGTTGCGATGGAGAGAGATATAAAAGGAAATGGACCGGAGAATCTCATTGCTTTGAAG GTTAGGCCAATAAAACCCGATCTTCTTGCAACAGAAAAGAAAACATTTGCTTATCCAGAAATTAAGGAAATGACGGCTGAATCTGTATCAGATAAAGGTCTTCTTGATGTACCACCTTCTACGAAGATCCAGAAGGAGTGGACATGTCCCATATGTCAGGTAACGACCACAAGTGAAGCAGTCTTTATTTCCCATCTTCAAGGAAGGAGACATGCAGCTGCTTCTGAGAAGCTCAAAGCCAATCAGATGCTGCAAAACAAGAATTCCCCTGCTTCAGTGGAAAGAAGTGCACCAAAAGAAATGGCAGCCGCAGTGGTAGCTGACAGAGACCTTCCCATCAAACTACCTTCTGAAAATGTTGAGGAGTGGAACTGTCCCATATGTCAAGTAAAAACCTCCAGCCAGACAGTCTTTATTTCCCATCTTCAAGGAATGCGACATGATGCCGCTTCCAAGAAGCTGAAATACAAGAACCAGATTTCGCAAAGCAACACTTCCGCTGCTTCAGTGGAGACAGAAGCACCTGAGAAAATGGCAACTGCAGGAGGCGGAGACCTTCCTGACAAATCACCTTCTAAGAGCATCCATGAGTGGACCTGTCCTATATGTCAGATAACAACCCCTAGTGAGACGATCTTTATTTCCCATCTTCAAGGAAGTCAACATGAAGATGCTTCTGAGAAGTTGAAGTCCAAAAACCAACAATTGGAAAGCGGGAATTCCCTTTCTTCTTTAGATATCAGTGCACCTAAAGAAATGGCAGCTGCAACAATATCAGATGTAGATTGTCTTGACAAACAAACTTCTGTGAACTCTAAGGAGTGGACTTGTCCTCTATGTCAGGTAACAACTGTCAACGAAACAGTCTTTATCTCACATCTTCAAGGAAGGCGTCATGAGGCTGCTTTGAAGAAGCTGAAGGCAAAGAACATGTTGCAAAGTGAGAATtcacctgcttcaatggaaactGGTGCACCTAAAGGAATGGCGGCTGCAACAGTAGCAGGTGGAGATCTTCCAGATGATCCACCTTCTAAGAAGGTCCAGAAGGAGTGGAATTGTCCTATATGTCAAGTAACAACCACAAGTGAGACGATCTTCATTTCCCATCTTCAGGAAGGGCGACATGAGGCTGCTTCTGAGAAGCTAAAAGCCAAAAACCAGATGTTGGAAGGCAAGAATTcccctacttcaatggaaacaGGTGAATTTAAAGAAATGGCAACTATGACAGTAGCTGGTAGCATTCTTCCTGATGAACCACCTTCGAAGAATATCCTAAAGGAGTTGACCACAACCGCGACGGACCATAGTTTACATATTCAAGGAAGGCAACATGAGGATGGTTGTGAGAGGCTGAAAGCAAAAGACCAGACATCAATGAGCAAGGTTTGCACTTCTTCAGTGGAAACAAATGTACCTACGGAAAGAAGCGAAATGGCAAATGCAACAGCGGTTTCTCAAGATATTCCTGACAAATCATGTTTGAAGAAAGCTCAAAATGAGTGGACTTGTGCTATATGTCTGGTAACAACTACAAGCGAGGCAGACCTTGTTTCACATCTTCAGGGACAGCAGCATGCAGATGCTTATGAGAAGCTGAAAGCTAAGGATGAGATGTCAAAAAGCAAGATTGCTACTGCTTTCCTGGAACCATGTGCACCTTTGGAGAAAAAAGAATTGATAACTGCAAAAATAGAGGACGGAGATGTTTCTAACAAACCATGTTCCCAGATTGTCCTAAAGCCATGGACTTGTTCTATATGTCAGGTAATAGCAGCAAGTGAGGGAGACCTTGCTTCACATCTTCAAGGACATCAACACAATGTTTGTGATGAGAAGATGCCAAACATGAAACAGATGATGAATAACATTGTTTCCCCTGCTTCAATGGGAACACGTGCACCTCTGGAGAACGAAGAAATGGGAGCTGCAAAAGTAGATGGAGATATTCCTGAAAACCCACAACCAACAAACTTCCAGAAGCTATGGACATGTGCTTTATGTGACATAACAGCTTGCAGTGAGACAGCTCGTATTTCACACTTTGAAGGAAAGCGACATAGGCGTGCTTGTCAGAAGCTCACAGATCAGAAACAGAAGTCGACAAACGTTGTTTCCCCTGCTTCAGTTGAGAACAAATCTAATGCACCGGTAGAGCAGCCAGAGAAGCATCCATCAGACGACAAAAACACGAGCTGCGAAACTGAGGAGCAAGGTAAGCAAGAGAACCTGAAAAACATTGTTGAGATTAGAAATTCTATTTGGTGGTGTACCATCTGTAATAAATGCGGCATAAATGAGGGAAACATGGACACTCATCTTAATGGGAAGAAGCACTTGGCTAGAATCAAAAAACTTAATAGTGTTTGA